Proteins encoded together in one Bradyrhizobium sp. CB82 window:
- a CDS encoding TorF family putative porin codes for MKKAALLATALAMVTGSALAADMPVKALKAPPPPAFEPWDIAFGGGIMSDYIFRGITQSNHKPSVTAYFEPRYNVTKDLQLYVGVSGESISFPNRAAAEIDVYGGIRPTFGAFAFDIGVWGYLYPGGSCFFGAPGIDFAGNFQGAECASQALINANVIKKDLSFFEVYGKATYTVNDNWAFGITEYYTPSYLNSGAWGNYTSVTGKYTAPSTIFGSSGVGMYVSGEFGRQWLGTSDSFYGVAAFPNGIKYADYNTWNVGIGFTYKVFTLDLRYSDTNLSKGDCNAFTSDWSARGNITASTGTFVTPINPSGVGSNWCGAAGIAKLSFDLTAMTNLK; via the coding sequence ATGAAAAAAGCGGCTTTGTTGGCAACCGCGCTGGCAATGGTGACGGGTTCGGCTCTGGCGGCGGACATGCCGGTGAAGGCTCTGAAAGCGCCTCCGCCGCCCGCCTTTGAGCCCTGGGATATCGCCTTCGGCGGCGGCATCATGAGCGACTACATCTTCCGCGGCATCACGCAGTCGAACCACAAGCCGTCGGTTACGGCCTATTTCGAGCCGCGCTACAACGTCACCAAGGACCTCCAGCTCTATGTGGGCGTGTCCGGTGAGAGCATCTCGTTCCCGAACCGCGCCGCGGCCGAAATCGACGTCTACGGCGGTATCCGCCCGACCTTCGGCGCCTTCGCCTTCGACATCGGTGTCTGGGGCTACCTGTATCCGGGTGGCAGCTGCTTCTTCGGCGCGCCCGGAATCGACTTCGCGGGCAACTTCCAGGGCGCCGAGTGCGCCTCGCAGGCCCTGATCAATGCCAACGTGATCAAGAAGGACCTGAGCTTCTTCGAAGTCTACGGCAAGGCGACCTACACGGTGAACGACAACTGGGCCTTCGGCATCACCGAATACTACACCCCGAGCTACCTGAACTCGGGCGCCTGGGGCAACTACACCTCGGTCACCGGCAAGTACACCGCGCCCAGCACCATCTTCGGCTCGAGCGGCGTCGGCATGTACGTGTCGGGTGAGTTTGGCCGTCAGTGGCTCGGTACCTCCGACAGCTTCTACGGTGTGGCCGCGTTCCCGAACGGCATCAAATATGCCGACTACAACACCTGGAACGTCGGCATCGGCTTCACCTACAAGGTCTTCACGCTGGACCTGCGCTACTCCGACACCAACCTCTCGAAGGGTGACTGCAACGCGTTCACCAGCGACTGGTCGGCCCGCGGCAACATCACCGCCTCCACCGGTACCTTCGTAACCCCGATCAACCCGTCGGGTGTCGGCTCCAACTGGTGCGGCGCGGCCGGTATCGCCAAGCTGTCGTTCGACCTGACGGCGATGACCAACCTGAAGTAA
- a CDS encoding ABC transporter ATP-binding protein/permease — protein MKNIRATLAIVWRIASPYFRSEDKWAGCGLLAVVIAMELALVAINVLVNQWQNRFYSALQAYDLDQFVREIWIFLGLAFTFVALAVYKLYLNQWLQIRWRQWLTRHYLGEWLDSATHYRMQLTGDAADNPDQRITEDVKNFVEQTLTIGLGLLSSIVTLASFIVILWGLSDKAPLHISGTDIVIPGFLVWSALVYAILGTALTHWIGVPLVNLNFEQQRFEADFRFNLVRVRENSEQIALLRGEGAERGRLLHRFGFVIANWYAIMSRTKRLTAFTASYQQAAVVFPYVMVAPAFFAKRIQLGDMMQTGSAFGSVQEALSFFVTAYRTLAEWRAVVARLDGFEMSVSSAANLPTHEPTIGFTPSAGSEAIALEQLLVKLPNGKPLVAANAFAIQHPERVLVTGPSGSGKSTLFRAIAGIWPFGTGKIAIPGKSSLMMLPQRPYFPIGPLGDAVIYPAEHGTIAPDKIREALRTVGMPRLAEQLDEEAHWNRTLSLGEQQRLGVARALLHAPDYLFLDEATASLDEPSEALLYRLMEEKLPSTTIVSIGHRSTLEAFHTRNVRLVPDGDIHVLGGISAPARAEPSEVR, from the coding sequence GTGAAGAACATCCGCGCGACGCTCGCGATCGTTTGGCGAATCGCCAGCCCCTATTTCCGATCGGAGGACAAATGGGCCGGCTGCGGCCTGCTTGCCGTCGTCATCGCGATGGAGCTGGCGCTGGTCGCGATCAATGTCCTCGTCAATCAGTGGCAGAACCGGTTCTACAGTGCCCTCCAGGCATATGATCTGGATCAGTTCGTTCGCGAGATCTGGATCTTCCTTGGCCTCGCTTTCACTTTCGTCGCACTGGCCGTCTACAAGCTCTATTTGAACCAGTGGCTGCAGATCCGCTGGCGACAATGGCTGACGCGGCACTATCTCGGCGAATGGCTCGACAGCGCCACGCATTACCGCATGCAGCTCACGGGCGATGCCGCCGACAATCCGGACCAGCGCATCACTGAGGACGTCAAGAACTTCGTCGAGCAAACGCTGACGATCGGACTGGGTCTGCTCTCATCGATCGTGACGCTGGCGTCGTTCATCGTCATCCTGTGGGGTCTGTCTGACAAGGCGCCCCTGCACATTTCCGGCACCGATATCGTCATCCCCGGCTTTCTGGTGTGGAGTGCGCTGGTTTACGCGATCCTGGGTACGGCATTGACGCACTGGATCGGCGTACCGCTCGTCAATCTCAATTTCGAGCAGCAGCGCTTTGAAGCCGATTTCCGCTTCAACCTGGTCCGGGTGCGGGAAAATTCCGAACAGATCGCACTCCTGAGGGGTGAAGGCGCCGAGCGAGGGCGGCTGTTGCACCGCTTCGGTTTCGTCATCGCCAACTGGTACGCGATCATGAGTCGGACCAAGCGTCTCACCGCATTCACGGCGAGCTATCAGCAGGCGGCGGTGGTCTTTCCCTATGTGATGGTGGCGCCCGCTTTCTTCGCCAAGAGGATTCAGCTTGGCGACATGATGCAGACCGGCTCGGCATTCGGCAGCGTGCAGGAGGCGCTATCCTTCTTCGTCACCGCCTACCGGACGCTCGCCGAATGGCGCGCAGTGGTCGCCCGTCTCGACGGTTTCGAGATGTCGGTCAGCTCGGCCGCCAATCTCCCCACGCACGAGCCGACCATCGGCTTCACGCCGTCCGCAGGCAGCGAGGCCATCGCTCTCGAGCAGCTGCTGGTGAAACTGCCCAACGGCAAGCCGCTGGTCGCAGCCAACGCCTTTGCGATCCAGCACCCCGAGCGCGTGTTGGTGACCGGCCCGTCGGGCTCGGGCAAGTCGACGCTGTTCCGCGCCATCGCCGGGATCTGGCCGTTCGGCACCGGCAAGATCGCCATCCCCGGGAAATCCAGCCTGATGATGCTGCCACAGCGGCCGTATTTCCCGATTGGCCCGCTCGGCGACGCCGTGATCTACCCGGCCGAGCATGGCACGATCGCGCCCGACAAGATCCGGGAGGCGCTGAGAACGGTCGGCATGCCGAGACTTGCCGAGCAGCTCGACGAGGAAGCGCACTGGAACAGGACGCTGTCGCTCGGCGAGCAGCAGCGCCTGGGCGTTGCGCGGGCGCTGCTGCATGCGCCCGATTACCTGTTTCTCGACGAGGCGACCGCCTCGCTCGACGAGCCGTCGGAGGCCCTGCTCTACCGCCTCATGGAAGAGAAGCTGCCGTCGACCACCATCGTGTCGATCGGCCACCGCTCGACGCTGGAGGCCTTTCACACCCGCAACGTCAGGCTGGTCCCGGACGGCGATATCCACGTGCTCGGCGGCATCAGTGCACCGGCCCGGGCGGAGCCGAGCGAAGTACGCTGA
- a CDS encoding group II intron maturase-specific domain-containing protein: MASLRKQFGKLKLRVNEAKSKVRRATASKFLGFSFWVAAGRTIRRRVAPQAIKRMKERVRELTRRSAGRSLAQLGKPLGVYLKGWKAYFQLADTPRAFADIDGWVRHRLRAVQLKHWKRGEVIYRELLARGVPPEAARRVAANSRRWWHNSAMALNMALPNDLFKRLGVPKLAS; encoded by the coding sequence ATGGCCTCGCTGCGCAAGCAGTTCGGAAAGCTGAAGCTCCGCGTCAACGAGGCCAAGAGCAAGGTGAGACGTGCCACGGCATCGAAGTTCCTCGGCTTCTCGTTCTGGGTGGCCGCGGGGCGGACGATCCGGCGGCGCGTCGCACCACAGGCCATCAAGCGTATGAAGGAGCGCGTGCGAGAGCTGACCCGGCGCAGCGCCGGACGAAGCCTTGCGCAACTCGGCAAACCGCTCGGGGTGTATCTGAAGGGCTGGAAGGCCTACTTCCAACTTGCGGACACACCACGGGCGTTTGCGGACATCGACGGCTGGGTCCGTCACCGCCTCCGGGCGGTGCAACTCAAGCACTGGAAGCGCGGTGAGGTCATCTATCGCGAGTTGCTCGCTCGCGGGGTGCCTCCCGAAGCCGCCAGACGGGTTGCCGCCAACAGTCGGCGCTGGTGGCACAACTCGGCGATGGCGCTCAACATGGCGCTGCCGAACGATCTCTTCAAACGGCTGGGAGTCCCCAAACTTGCCAGCTGA
- a CDS encoding L-lactate permease — translation MWNQIYNPLNNAALSTIAAAVPVVSLLIMIASGRVKAHIAAVIAVIITNLITIVVFTMPVNMSLRASVLGIVTGFFPIGWIVLNVIFLYQVTVTTGRFELLKRAVGGVTEDRRLQLLLVAFSFGAFFEGASGFGTPVAITGAVLIGLGFSPLAASGLSLIANTAPVAYGALGTPIQGLASVTGLDPYILGAMVGRQLPFFSLIVPFWVVWAFAGWRGMKDVWPAILVTGLSFAIPQFVISNFINPWIVDIGASLISMGALILFLKVWQPKQLWLSPALRGRDESASQMEKATPLDKTPLTQSELWSALLPWIIVCIVMLIWGSGWFKTWANGIFTWNYAVPELHQMINKMPPVAAKPTPEGAVFAFTYLSFTGTGMLIAAIISGFLMGVGPGRLLAEYGRTIRLCAISLITISAMLAIGTLTRLSGVDATLGLAFAATGVLYPFFGTLLGWLGVALTGSDTASNILFGNLQRITSEQIGLSPILMAAANSSGGVMGKMIDAQSIVVASTATRWYGHEGTILRFVFWHSIVLACLVGVLVTLQAYVWPFTALVLK, via the coding sequence ATGTGGAATCAAATCTATAATCCGCTGAACAATGCGGCATTGTCGACCATCGCGGCCGCCGTCCCGGTGGTCTCGCTGTTGATCATGATCGCGAGCGGGCGCGTGAAGGCGCATATCGCGGCCGTGATCGCGGTGATCATCACCAACCTGATCACGATCGTCGTCTTCACCATGCCGGTGAACATGTCGCTCCGCGCCTCCGTGCTCGGCATCGTCACCGGCTTCTTCCCGATCGGATGGATCGTCCTCAACGTCATCTTCCTCTACCAGGTGACGGTCACGACCGGCCGCTTCGAACTCTTGAAGCGCGCGGTCGGCGGCGTCACCGAGGACCGGCGCCTGCAACTGCTGCTGGTCGCGTTCTCGTTTGGCGCCTTCTTCGAAGGGGCCTCGGGCTTCGGCACACCCGTCGCGATCACCGGCGCCGTGCTGATCGGGCTCGGCTTCTCGCCGCTCGCCGCCTCCGGCCTGTCGCTGATCGCCAACACCGCGCCGGTCGCCTATGGCGCGCTTGGCACGCCGATCCAGGGGCTTGCCTCCGTCACCGGGCTCGATCCCTATATCCTCGGCGCGATGGTCGGACGGCAATTGCCGTTCTTCTCGCTCATCGTGCCGTTCTGGGTGGTGTGGGCCTTCGCTGGCTGGAGAGGCATGAAGGACGTCTGGCCGGCGATCCTGGTCACCGGCTTGAGCTTCGCGATCCCGCAATTCGTGATCTCCAACTTCATCAATCCCTGGATCGTCGACATCGGGGCGTCGCTGATCTCGATGGGCGCGCTGATCCTGTTCCTAAAGGTGTGGCAGCCGAAGCAGCTCTGGTTGTCGCCGGCGCTGCGGGGCCGCGACGAATCCGCCTCGCAAATGGAAAAGGCGACGCCGCTCGACAAGACGCCGCTGACGCAGTCCGAGCTGTGGAGCGCGCTCCTGCCGTGGATCATCGTCTGTATCGTCATGCTGATCTGGGGCAGCGGGTGGTTCAAGACCTGGGCGAATGGGATATTCACCTGGAACTACGCCGTTCCCGAGCTGCACCAGATGATCAACAAGATGCCGCCGGTGGCGGCGAAGCCGACGCCGGAAGGCGCGGTGTTTGCGTTCACCTATCTGTCCTTCACGGGCACGGGCATGTTGATCGCGGCGATCATCTCCGGCTTCCTGATGGGGGTCGGTCCCGGCCGGCTGCTCGCCGAATATGGCCGCACCATCCGGCTGTGCGCCATCTCGCTGATCACGATCTCGGCGATGCTGGCGATCGGCACGCTGACCCGCCTCTCCGGCGTCGACGCAACGCTCGGTCTCGCCTTCGCGGCAACCGGCGTGCTCTATCCCTTCTTCGGCACGCTGCTCGGCTGGTTGGGCGTGGCGCTGACGGGATCGGACACCGCGTCGAACATCCTGTTCGGCAACCTTCAGAGGATCACCTCCGAGCAGATCGGCCTGTCACCGATCCTGATGGCGGCGGCGAACTCCTCCGGCGGCGTGATGGGCAAGATGATCGACGCGCAGTCGATCGTGGTCGCCTCCACGGCGACGCGGTGGTACGGGCACGAGGGCACGATCCTGCGCTTCGTGTTCTGGCATTCGATCGTGCTGGCCTGCTTGGTCGGCGTGCTGGTGACGCTCCAGGCCTATGTATGGCCGTTCACGGCGCTGGTGCTGAAGTAG
- a CDS encoding META domain-containing protein, translated as MVSVKRMVCAAAAVVLMAGAAHAEDGFPFGTEMTLEALPQPGSKRIPNIEIGDNGEVVLELWCKGGKGQFSVAGNTVIFVPGQIQDRSCPPAKAQADDDLVAALSSVETWKRQGDSLTLIGPKPLRFRTNGN; from the coding sequence ATGGTTTCGGTCAAGCGGATGGTGTGCGCGGCTGCCGCGGTGGTGCTGATGGCAGGCGCGGCCCATGCCGAGGACGGCTTTCCCTTCGGGACCGAGATGACGCTCGAAGCCTTGCCGCAGCCCGGCTCGAAGCGCATTCCCAACATCGAGATCGGCGACAATGGCGAGGTGGTGCTGGAGCTCTGGTGCAAGGGCGGCAAGGGCCAGTTCTCGGTTGCCGGCAACACCGTCATCTTCGTTCCCGGCCAGATCCAGGACCGTTCCTGCCCGCCCGCCAAGGCGCAGGCCGATGACGACCTCGTCGCGGCGCTGAGCAGCGTCGAGACCTGGAAGCGCCAGGGCGACTCCCTCACGCTGATCGGTCCCAAACCGCTGCGCTTCCGGACGAACGGGAATTAA